The following coding sequences lie in one Bordetella genomosp. 9 genomic window:
- a CDS encoding Zn-ribbon domain-containing OB-fold protein, giving the protein MTQPSPGPQTGADLHYQQALAQGQFLIQQCDACARAVFYPRMLCPHCGSDRLAWREPSGRGTVYSTTVVRRKPEAGGDYNVALVDLDEGVRLMSRVEGMPPADVRIGMPVQAKVVVRENGGLLVFVAREQQA; this is encoded by the coding sequence ATGACACAGCCCAGCCCCGGCCCGCAGACCGGCGCCGACCTGCATTACCAGCAGGCGCTTGCCCAAGGCCAGTTCCTGATCCAGCAATGCGACGCCTGCGCGCGCGCCGTCTTCTATCCCCGCATGCTCTGCCCGCATTGCGGCAGCGATCGCCTGGCCTGGCGCGAGCCGAGCGGCCGCGGCACGGTGTATTCGACCACCGTGGTGCGCCGCAAGCCGGAAGCCGGCGGCGACTACAACGTGGCGCTCGTCGACCTGGACGAAGGCGTGCGGCTGATGAGCCGTGTCGAGGGCATGCCGCCCGCGGACGTGCGTATCGGCATGCCGGTCCAGGCCAAGGTGGTCGTACGTGAAAACGGCGGCCTGCTGGTATTCGTCGCACGGGAGCAACAGGCATGA
- a CDS encoding acyl-CoA dehydrogenase family protein, giving the protein MDFEYSTEQRMLADSLRRLVTEQWSQARRRARQGRLDAAAWNALAELGVLGLTIDAEHGGFGEEPASLLPVHMELGRGLADEPVIPSGVMSAAAIAASGNAAAASRWLPAIASGQAVLAVAYQEPGRRYATDPVDCRLSGDMLEGCKHLVWHGAHAHAWVVSALDTQSGEPVLLVVPADAPGATSAGFGTLDRSSCARIEFDKVRVTPENVLARGAAASAALTRALEWGTAALCAHAAGATARLLEITADYLRTRRQFSQPLAAFQALQHAIADMAVAKELSLSMAYVAVAALTETDARARRRMIAAAKIEAARTARFVSQKAVQLHGGMGMTDELEVGDFFKRLTVVELLFGDTDEQLAIMAETA; this is encoded by the coding sequence ATGGATTTCGAATACAGCACTGAACAGCGCATGCTGGCCGACAGCCTGCGGCGCCTGGTCACCGAGCAGTGGTCGCAGGCGCGGCGGCGCGCGCGCCAGGGACGCCTGGACGCCGCCGCCTGGAACGCCCTGGCGGAACTGGGCGTACTGGGATTGACGATCGATGCCGAACACGGCGGATTCGGGGAAGAGCCGGCCAGCCTGCTGCCCGTGCACATGGAGCTGGGGCGCGGGCTGGCCGACGAGCCGGTCATTCCCAGCGGCGTGATGAGCGCTGCCGCAATCGCTGCCAGCGGCAATGCCGCCGCCGCGAGCCGCTGGCTGCCGGCCATCGCTTCCGGCCAGGCGGTGCTTGCGGTGGCCTACCAGGAGCCGGGCCGGCGCTACGCAACCGACCCGGTGGACTGCCGGCTGTCCGGAGATATGCTCGAAGGATGCAAGCATCTGGTGTGGCATGGCGCGCATGCCCATGCCTGGGTGGTCTCAGCGCTGGACACGCAAAGCGGCGAGCCGGTGCTGCTCGTCGTCCCGGCGGACGCCCCGGGCGCCACGTCGGCCGGCTTCGGCACGCTGGACCGTTCCAGTTGCGCACGCATCGAATTCGACAAGGTGCGGGTGACGCCCGAAAACGTATTGGCGCGCGGCGCGGCGGCCAGCGCGGCGCTGACCCGGGCGCTGGAATGGGGCACGGCTGCGCTGTGCGCCCATGCCGCGGGCGCGACCGCCCGGCTGCTGGAAATCACGGCCGACTATCTGCGCACGCGCAGGCAGTTCAGCCAGCCGCTGGCCGCCTTTCAGGCGCTGCAGCACGCCATCGCCGACATGGCCGTGGCGAAGGAGTTGTCGCTTTCCATGGCCTATGTTGCCGTGGCCGCCTTGACCGAAACGGATGCACGCGCGCGGCGGCGCATGATCGCGGCGGCGAAGATCGAGGCGGCGCGGACCGCGCGCTTCGTCAGCCAGAAGGCGGTGCAGCTGCACGGCGGCATGGGCATGACCGACGAACTGGAAGTGGGCGACTTCTTCAAACGATTGACCGTGGTGGAGCTGCTGTTCGGGGATACGGACGAACAATTGGCCATCATGGCGGAGACGGCATGA
- a CDS encoding thiolase, whose product MNLKDLRGRTAIVGVGHAGLGQAHGYTEMEILAQAAHRAVADAGLTMQDIDGICTASVAATMWAMPVIEHLGIRPTFIDSTMLGGSSFVAHLLPAMHALETGQCNAVLVCYGSTQRTSTLSRAEIGRVRKNFDPQPYETPYDPLSPLSSYALAAARHMHQYGTTREQLAEVALAASKWAQLNPEAQRRDPITLDEILASPMVSDPLTVRDCCLVTDGAGAYVLVRGDRARDMPRKPVYVLGNATAVWNRQISSMHDLTVTAAQASGRRAFDMAGLRPADIDVLELYDAFTINPILFLEDLGFCAKGEGGAFVSGGRIAPGGELPVNTNGGGLCCVHPGMYGIFITIEAVRQLRGGCGDRQVRDAQLALVHGNGGTLSSQSTAILGTADTL is encoded by the coding sequence ATGAATCTGAAGGATCTGCGCGGGCGTACCGCCATCGTCGGCGTCGGCCACGCCGGCCTGGGCCAGGCCCACGGCTACACGGAAATGGAAATCCTGGCGCAGGCCGCGCATCGCGCCGTCGCCGACGCCGGGCTCACCATGCAGGATATCGACGGCATTTGCACGGCCAGCGTGGCGGCCACGATGTGGGCCATGCCGGTGATCGAGCATCTGGGCATCCGCCCGACCTTCATCGATTCGACCATGCTCGGCGGCTCCAGCTTCGTCGCGCACCTGCTGCCGGCCATGCATGCGCTGGAAACGGGACAGTGCAATGCGGTGCTGGTCTGCTACGGGAGCACGCAACGCACGTCGACGCTGTCGCGCGCCGAGATCGGTCGCGTCCGCAAGAACTTCGATCCGCAGCCTTACGAGACGCCTTACGACCCGCTCAGCCCCCTCAGTTCCTATGCGCTGGCCGCCGCGCGCCATATGCACCAGTACGGCACCACGCGCGAACAACTGGCCGAGGTGGCGCTGGCGGCCAGCAAGTGGGCCCAGCTGAATCCCGAAGCCCAGCGCCGCGATCCCATCACGCTCGATGAAATCCTTGCCTCGCCCATGGTGTCGGACCCGCTGACCGTGCGCGACTGCTGCCTGGTGACGGACGGCGCCGGCGCCTACGTGCTGGTGCGCGGCGACCGCGCCCGCGACATGCCGCGCAAGCCGGTGTACGTGCTGGGCAATGCCACGGCGGTGTGGAACCGGCAGATTTCCTCCATGCACGACCTGACCGTCACGGCGGCGCAGGCGTCGGGCCGGCGGGCGTTCGACATGGCCGGCCTGCGGCCGGCCGACATCGACGTGCTCGAGCTTTACGACGCCTTCACCATCAACCCCATCCTGTTCCTGGAAGACCTGGGCTTCTGCGCCAAGGGCGAAGGCGGCGCCTTCGTCTCGGGCGGCCGCATCGCGCCCGGCGGCGAACTTCCCGTGAACACCAATGGCGGGGGCCTGTGCTGCGTGCACCCGGGCATGTACGGCATCTTCATCACCATCGAAGCCGTGCGCCAGTTGCGCGGCGGCTGCGGCGACCGCCAGGTGCGGGACGCGCAGCTCGCCCTGGTGCACGGCAACGGCGGCACGCTATCGAGCCAGTCCACCGCCATCCTTGGGACCGCCGATACCTTATGA
- a CDS encoding NAD(P)H-dependent flavin oxidoreductase: MNALQRLRARTRLPVIAAPMFLVSGPNLVVAQCVSGVIGAFPSLNARPQEQLPDWLSRIERGLAKAREADPGRLIAPYAVNLIVHESNPRWRGDLAICVEHRVPLVITSLHPPDAVVKAVHDYGGLVMHDVTTVRHARRALQAGVDGLILVAAGAGGHAGRINPFALVNEVRAFYDGPLALAGCIGRGKDILAAQLMGCDFAYMGTHFIATEESLASAGYRDMVVAATADDIVYTPYFSGVPGNYLRPSIQAAGLDPSALDVRPAAAVNLDKSTRPKAWKDVWSAGQGVGAVQEALPVSVLIDQLAMEYDAALRAARELPFSSPLR, encoded by the coding sequence ATGAACGCCCTGCAACGTCTGCGCGCTCGGACGCGTCTTCCGGTCATCGCGGCGCCCATGTTCCTGGTATCGGGGCCGAATCTCGTTGTCGCACAGTGCGTCTCGGGCGTGATCGGCGCCTTTCCGTCGCTCAACGCCCGCCCGCAGGAGCAGTTGCCCGACTGGCTGTCGCGCATCGAACGCGGTCTGGCCAAGGCCCGGGAAGCGGATCCCGGACGGCTCATCGCGCCGTATGCGGTGAACCTGATCGTCCACGAGTCCAACCCGCGCTGGCGCGGGGACTTGGCCATATGCGTCGAACACCGCGTGCCGCTGGTCATCACTTCGCTGCATCCGCCCGACGCGGTGGTGAAGGCCGTGCACGATTACGGCGGACTCGTGATGCACGACGTCACCACCGTGCGCCACGCGCGGCGCGCACTGCAGGCCGGCGTCGACGGGCTGATCCTGGTGGCGGCGGGCGCCGGCGGCCACGCCGGACGTATCAACCCCTTCGCGCTGGTGAACGAGGTCCGCGCCTTCTACGACGGTCCCTTGGCGTTGGCGGGCTGCATCGGCCGCGGCAAGGACATTCTGGCCGCGCAACTCATGGGCTGCGACTTCGCCTACATGGGCACCCACTTCATCGCCACCGAGGAGTCCCTGGCGTCCGCCGGCTATCGGGACATGGTGGTGGCCGCAACGGCGGACGACATCGTCTATACGCCCTACTTCTCGGGCGTGCCGGGCAACTATCTGCGGCCCAGCATCCAGGCGGCCGGCCTGGATCCGAGCGCGCTGGACGTCCGCCCGGCGGCCGCCGTCAACCTGGACAAGAGCACCCGGCCCAAGGCCTGGAAGGACGTCTGGAGCGCCGGACAGGGCGTGGGCGCGGTGCAGGAAGCCCTGCCGGTTTCCGTGCTGATAGACCAGCTGGCCATGGAATACGACGCGGCGCTGCGCGCCGCGCGCGAGCTGCCCTTCAGCTCCCCTCTTCGATGA
- a CDS encoding DUF3626 domain-containing protein, with protein sequence MTGPIPKAYAYAHARLARNHVVGMISYQADDRDYNQAAFKRFVEICRPPKGEELHWYRGMIYTLQNGRATINFSVKNFFLKPCPYENYINTFERVASGIGATHSVKPRDEVEKRLFDYQGKARYRPAPPGGNVAAVRQQIAHYGSNWRAYPMMRPRYAALDYAYYRHGGAGTGYYGTSFFVLKEYMKTVGTYCHCDTFAANNDLRRRRHEYGGQVRSSSETIARYHEMPKLLYYLHPFTLKEVYAYTTGQKQYLSEAYVPKFPDSEKLLSYIEIQLHSDVVFSRDIDYMVISRSDVFDTAAPFVHEAYQRDQIIKHAESFAYRHGFRMYMVE encoded by the coding sequence GTGACCGGCCCGATTCCCAAAGCCTACGCCTACGCCCACGCGCGCCTTGCGCGTAATCATGTCGTCGGGATGATCAGCTATCAAGCCGACGATAGGGACTACAACCAGGCAGCATTCAAGCGCTTCGTGGAAATTTGTCGTCCTCCCAAGGGGGAAGAACTCCATTGGTACAGGGGCATGATCTACACGCTGCAGAATGGGCGGGCGACGATCAACTTCTCCGTGAAGAACTTCTTCCTGAAGCCTTGCCCCTACGAGAATTACATCAATACGTTCGAACGTGTCGCGAGCGGCATAGGTGCAACGCATTCGGTAAAGCCGCGCGACGAAGTGGAAAAACGTCTTTTCGACTACCAGGGCAAGGCCAGGTACAGGCCGGCGCCGCCCGGCGGAAACGTTGCCGCGGTAAGACAGCAGATTGCGCACTACGGCTCGAATTGGCGGGCGTATCCCATGATGCGGCCGCGCTACGCGGCGTTGGACTATGCCTACTACCGTCACGGCGGTGCGGGGACTGGCTACTATGGGACCTCATTTTTCGTCCTGAAGGAGTACATGAAAACGGTAGGCACCTACTGTCATTGCGATACGTTCGCCGCGAATAATGATCTGCGCCGGCGCAGGCACGAGTACGGCGGACAAGTGCGGAGTTCATCTGAGACCATCGCGCGCTATCACGAGATGCCGAAGCTGCTCTATTACCTGCATCCCTTTACGCTGAAGGAGGTGTATGCCTATACCACTGGCCAGAAACAGTACCTGTCGGAAGCCTATGTGCCGAAATTCCCCGACAGCGAGAAGCTTCTCAGCTATATCGAGATTCAGCTGCATTCCGATGTCGTGTTCTCACGCGATATCGATTACATGGTGATATCGAGGAGCGATGTGTTTGACACGGCCGCCCCGTTCGTGCATGAGGCCTATCAACGCGACCAGATCATCAAGCACGCGGAGAGTTTCGCCTACCGGCATGGCTTCAGGATGTATATGGTCGAATGA
- a CDS encoding acyl-CoA dehydrogenase family protein codes for MQLTWTPEERRFREEVRAFVAANLPADIRDKVMRHRRLHRDDYVRWHRILDAHGWGAPTWPKAFGGTGWNPVQRLLFEIECYAGGAPRLLPFGLSMLGPVLMKYGSAQQQEELLPRIIRVDDWWCQGYSEPGSGSDLASLKTRAERVSGPDGDYYLVNGQKTWTTLAQYADHMFCLARTDPDVKPQAGISMLLIDMRQPGVTVRPIKTLDGGHDVNEVWLDNVKVPVTQRVGDEGMGWTYAKYLLGHERTGIAGLGHCHRELRILKEMASRMPSSSGRPMIEAPRMRDRISRVEVDIMALEMLLYRVAAARGDAPPGPEASVLKIRGSEIQQDLAMLQMEVAGPEAWPYDPDWMEADASFHGPGGDMTAAAGAAYADMRKTTIYGGTTEIQKGIIARMILGA; via the coding sequence ATGCAATTGACGTGGACGCCTGAAGAGCGCCGCTTCCGGGAAGAGGTCCGCGCCTTCGTGGCCGCCAATCTGCCCGCCGACATCCGCGACAAGGTGATGCGGCATCGGCGCCTGCATCGCGACGATTACGTGCGCTGGCACCGTATCCTGGACGCGCATGGCTGGGGCGCGCCCACGTGGCCGAAGGCGTTCGGCGGCACGGGATGGAATCCGGTGCAGCGCCTGTTGTTCGAAATCGAATGCTATGCCGGCGGCGCGCCGCGCCTGCTGCCTTTCGGCCTGTCCATGCTGGGGCCGGTGCTGATGAAGTACGGCTCCGCGCAGCAGCAGGAAGAATTGCTCCCGCGCATCATCCGGGTGGACGACTGGTGGTGCCAGGGTTACTCGGAGCCCGGCTCGGGATCCGACCTGGCATCGCTGAAGACGCGGGCCGAGCGGGTGAGCGGCCCCGACGGCGACTATTACCTGGTGAACGGCCAGAAGACCTGGACCACGCTGGCCCAGTACGCCGACCACATGTTCTGCCTGGCGCGCACCGACCCCGACGTCAAGCCGCAGGCCGGAATCTCGATGCTGCTGATCGACATGCGTCAACCCGGCGTCACGGTGCGGCCCATCAAGACGCTGGACGGCGGGCACGACGTCAACGAGGTCTGGCTGGACAACGTCAAGGTGCCGGTCACGCAGCGCGTCGGCGATGAAGGCATGGGGTGGACCTACGCCAAATATCTGCTGGGTCACGAGCGTACCGGCATTGCAGGCCTTGGCCACTGCCACCGCGAACTGCGCATCCTCAAGGAAATGGCGTCGCGCATGCCGTCGTCTTCCGGCCGGCCGATGATCGAAGCGCCGCGCATGCGGGACCGCATCTCGCGCGTGGAGGTCGACATCATGGCGCTCGAGATGCTGCTGTACCGGGTCGCGGCTGCGCGCGGCGACGCGCCGCCGGGGCCGGAAGCCTCGGTGCTGAAGATTCGCGGCTCGGAGATCCAGCAGGATCTCGCCATGCTGCAGATGGAGGTGGCCGGCCCAGAAGCGTGGCCTTACGACCCGGACTGGATGGAAGCGGACGCAAGCTTCCATGGTCCGGGCGGCGATATGACGGCGGCAGCGGGCGCCGCCTACGCCGACATGCGCAAGACCACCATCTATGGCGGCACGACCGAGATCCAGAAGGGCATCATCGCCCGGATGATTCTCGGCGCTTGA
- a CDS encoding Bug family tripartite tricarboxylate transporter substrate binding protein yields the protein MKRHMLFAAAIIIACAPSAPAQAAYPDRPIRLLVGYAPGGPVDTTARVFAKYLTDKLGQSVVVENRSGASGMIALDATAKAAPDGYILAFAASPPLTMSPHVQQSKLFDPRTDFTPIGMIVDYTNVLLLGPQAPVKTVQELIAYAKAHPGSVTFGSAGNGASNHLSAELLKQQSGAPMMHVPYRGNAPAMSDVISGRITFMYDITSTAIPFIKSGNAKALAVTSKARNPELPDVPTMIESGLKDYEVVGWYALMGPPKLPEDVTARLVKALNDVQADPAFRKTMVDGGYTLNNGDAKALRQRIGHEYELWGDVVKKAHITTN from the coding sequence ATGAAACGCCACATGCTGTTCGCTGCCGCCATTATCATCGCCTGCGCGCCATCGGCGCCCGCGCAGGCGGCCTATCCGGATCGTCCTATCCGGCTGCTGGTCGGCTATGCGCCCGGCGGCCCGGTTGACACCACGGCGCGGGTATTCGCCAAGTATCTGACGGACAAGCTCGGCCAATCCGTCGTCGTCGAGAACCGGTCGGGCGCGAGCGGCATGATTGCCCTGGACGCCACCGCCAAGGCGGCGCCGGACGGCTACATCCTGGCCTTTGCGGCCAGTCCACCATTGACCATGTCGCCGCATGTGCAGCAAAGCAAGCTGTTCGATCCGCGCACGGACTTCACGCCTATCGGCATGATCGTCGACTACACCAACGTCCTGCTGCTTGGACCGCAGGCGCCGGTGAAGACCGTTCAGGAGCTGATCGCGTATGCCAAGGCGCATCCCGGCAGCGTCACCTTCGGGTCCGCGGGCAATGGCGCGTCCAACCATCTGTCCGCCGAACTGCTCAAGCAGCAATCGGGCGCGCCCATGATGCATGTTCCCTACCGCGGCAATGCGCCCGCCATGTCGGACGTGATCAGCGGCCGCATCACGTTCATGTATGACATCACCAGCACAGCCATCCCTTTCATCAAAAGCGGCAACGCCAAGGCCCTGGCCGTCACTTCCAAGGCCCGCAACCCCGAACTGCCTGACGTGCCGACGATGATCGAATCCGGCCTGAAGGACTACGAGGTCGTCGGCTGGTACGCGCTGATGGGCCCGCCGAAGCTGCCGGAAGACGTGACGGCAAGGCTGGTCAAGGCGCTGAACGACGTGCAGGCCGATCCGGCCTTTCGCAAGACCATGGTAGACGGAGGGTATACGTTGAATAATGGCGACGCGAAGGCGCTGCGGCAACGCATCGGCCATGAATACGAGCTTTGGGGCGACGTGGTCAAAAAGGCGCACATCACCACCAATTGA
- a CDS encoding Bug family tripartite tricarboxylate transporter substrate binding protein produces MHNPHRRRILAGLGASLAMPSLPSLSRAAAWPDRPVNFIVPFPPGGPVDTTTRFVTRPLGQMWSQPTIVDNRAGAGGIVGAQNAAKQEPDGYHYFFASIHHAVLPSLRRNLRYDIQKDFEPVGMAAVFPIVLVVNPKLPVKSVAELIAYDKAHPGELSFASSGTGGGTHLAGELFNSMTGTKIKHIPYRGSAPAMQDVLAGQVQVMFADGPSAVPHLKNGGIRALGVGNLKRSALFPEVPTIAEAGVPGYEAYSWSGLLAPRGTPADVIKRVNADLVKALSDAETAKGMLAAGAEPMPGTPEEFRGFLASELAKWHDVITKANIVIEEGS; encoded by the coding sequence ATGCACAACCCGCACCGCCGCCGCATCCTTGCGGGCCTGGGCGCATCCCTGGCGATGCCCTCGCTTCCATCTCTTTCCCGCGCGGCCGCCTGGCCCGATCGCCCCGTGAACTTCATCGTGCCGTTTCCGCCGGGCGGGCCGGTCGACACCACGACGCGCTTTGTCACACGCCCGCTCGGCCAGATGTGGTCGCAGCCGACCATCGTGGACAACCGCGCGGGCGCGGGCGGCATCGTGGGCGCACAGAACGCGGCCAAGCAGGAGCCCGACGGCTATCACTACTTCTTCGCGTCGATCCACCACGCCGTGCTGCCCAGCCTGCGCCGCAACCTGCGCTACGACATCCAGAAGGACTTCGAGCCCGTGGGCATGGCGGCGGTATTTCCCATCGTGCTGGTGGTCAACCCCAAATTGCCGGTGAAATCCGTGGCGGAGCTGATCGCCTACGACAAGGCCCATCCCGGCGAATTGTCGTTTGCGTCGTCCGGCACGGGCGGCGGCACGCATCTGGCAGGCGAGCTGTTCAACAGCATGACGGGCACGAAGATCAAGCACATTCCGTATCGGGGCAGCGCGCCGGCAATGCAGGACGTGCTGGCCGGGCAGGTGCAAGTGATGTTCGCCGACGGACCTTCCGCCGTACCGCACCTGAAGAACGGCGGCATACGGGCGCTGGGCGTCGGCAACCTGAAGCGGTCGGCCCTGTTTCCCGAGGTGCCCACCATCGCCGAAGCCGGCGTGCCGGGCTACGAGGCGTATTCCTGGAGCGGCCTGCTGGCCCCGCGCGGCACGCCGGCCGATGTGATCAAGCGCGTGAATGCCGACCTGGTCAAGGCGCTGAGCGATGCCGAAACGGCCAAGGGCATGCTGGCCGCCGGCGCCGAGCCGATGCCCGGTACGCCCGAGGAATTCCGCGGTTTCCTGGCGTCCGAGCTGGCCAAGTGGCACGACGTGATCACCAAGGCCAACATCGTCATCGAAGAGGGGAGCTGA